One Edaphobacter flagellatus genomic region harbors:
- a CDS encoding fumarylacetoacetate hydrolase family protein, whose amino-acid sequence MKLGIAEQNGRKFVAAQKDQSVYDLSAVAGTRDLREIISGWNALKANFESSITNAPAIDGAAVRWQSPLPNPPKFLLVAANYRAHIVEVGFAPVFEGVLTPQFFMKPNTTIIGPEDDISLVSNNIGLDYEAELAVVIGKTCSHASLEEASAAVWGYTVVNDVSERKLNKNLEGRSLRQNDDFYDWLVGKWFDKATPVGPWVVTADEIEKVDDLMIRSRLNGKTVQEAPASAMIHNISQLIQYISNVVTLEPGDVIATGTPAGVGMATGRLLQNGDLIECEIDQIGTLKNRVRAV is encoded by the coding sequence ATGAAGTTAGGAATTGCAGAGCAGAATGGAAGAAAGTTTGTAGCTGCGCAGAAGGATCAATCTGTTTATGATCTCTCTGCCGTCGCCGGAACGCGGGATCTGCGTGAAATCATCAGCGGATGGAATGCTCTGAAGGCAAATTTTGAATCATCCATCACAAATGCACCAGCCATCGATGGTGCAGCAGTCCGTTGGCAGTCTCCATTGCCAAACCCGCCGAAGTTTTTGCTGGTTGCGGCAAACTATCGCGCTCATATTGTGGAGGTCGGCTTCGCTCCCGTCTTCGAAGGAGTGCTGACGCCGCAATTCTTCATGAAGCCCAATACAACGATCATTGGCCCCGAAGATGATATTTCCCTTGTGTCAAATAATATTGGCCTTGATTACGAGGCAGAGCTTGCAGTCGTCATTGGGAAGACCTGTTCCCATGCATCACTGGAAGAAGCATCAGCCGCGGTATGGGGATACACCGTCGTTAATGATGTCTCCGAGCGTAAGCTTAATAAAAATCTCGAGGGCAGAAGCCTTCGTCAGAATGACGACTTCTACGATTGGTTGGTCGGCAAATGGTTTGATAAAGCCACCCCGGTGGGCCCGTGGGTCGTCACTGCAGATGAAATTGAGAAGGTCGATGATCTGATGATCCGCTCACGTCTCAACGGTAAGACCGTGCAGGAGGCCCCCGCTTCCGCGATGATCCACAATATTTCCCAGCTCATTCAGTACATCTCGAACGTTGTCACCCTCGAGCCGGGAGATGTTATCGCAACGGGAACGCCTGCTGGTGTCGGTATGGCTACTGGCCGGCTCTTGCAGAATGGCGATTTGATCGAATGCGAAATTGATCAAATCGGTACACTAAAAAACCGGGTACGCGCTGTATGA
- a CDS encoding aspartate aminotransferase family protein encodes MAKVDRYATSRAYLERASKTLAGGVSSNVRRGDKPLPLYFDHAKGAHLWDVDGNRYIDYVLGRGPLILGHGAEEVIEATCRQLERGQIYAAQHPLEFELSERICKIVPCAERVRFGISGSEAVHGALRLARAATGRKIVLKFEGQYHGWLDNILYSLAPHEDAMGDALHPNGVQESRGQFTAAESHVVVLPWNNIAVLEEHLAQHAGEIAAIITEPIMANTAVIPPLPGYLERVRELCTQYGIVLIFDEVIAGFRASLAGAQGRFGIKPDLTIFGKAIANGLPISCIAGRADLMDLIGNGSVGHGGTYNSIPPAVAAAVATLDILAQDDGAVYKKIEKTGQALMDGIRKIGERLGIPLIVQGYGALFYIGFPLGPVDEGQAITNYRTALKVDQEKYNSFVSALADRGVRVIPRGNWFLSSAHSPADVAETLEAVEASLIEVCQPAAAVALGASK; translated from the coding sequence ATGGCCAAAGTCGATCGTTATGCAACATCGCGCGCCTATCTGGAGCGCGCCAGCAAAACCCTGGCAGGTGGCGTAAGCAGCAACGTCCGTCGTGGCGACAAGCCATTGCCTCTCTATTTTGACCATGCCAAGGGCGCGCACCTCTGGGATGTCGATGGCAACCGCTACATCGACTATGTGCTTGGTCGAGGCCCGCTCATTCTTGGGCATGGCGCCGAAGAAGTGATTGAAGCAACCTGCCGGCAGTTGGAGCGCGGCCAGATTTATGCCGCGCAGCATCCGTTGGAGTTTGAGCTCTCAGAGCGCATCTGCAAAATTGTTCCTTGTGCAGAGCGCGTCCGTTTCGGAATCTCAGGCTCAGAGGCCGTTCACGGAGCCCTGCGTCTCGCGCGTGCTGCAACAGGCCGCAAGATAGTTCTTAAATTTGAAGGTCAGTATCACGGTTGGCTCGACAATATCCTCTATAGCCTTGCTCCGCATGAAGATGCGATGGGCGATGCGCTTCATCCCAATGGCGTCCAGGAGTCCCGCGGCCAATTCACAGCAGCGGAGAGCCATGTCGTCGTTCTTCCGTGGAACAACATCGCAGTTCTGGAAGAGCACTTGGCGCAACATGCTGGTGAAATCGCAGCCATCATCACAGAGCCCATCATGGCGAACACCGCCGTCATTCCTCCATTGCCTGGCTATTTGGAGCGCGTGCGCGAACTTTGCACGCAGTATGGCATCGTGCTGATCTTCGACGAAGTAATCGCGGGCTTCCGTGCGTCTCTTGCTGGAGCGCAGGGAAGGTTTGGCATTAAGCCGGACCTCACGATATTTGGGAAAGCGATTGCCAACGGTCTTCCTATCAGCTGCATAGCAGGACGCGCCGATCTGATGGACCTGATCGGCAACGGAAGCGTAGGGCATGGCGGAACATACAACAGCATTCCTCCAGCAGTTGCCGCCGCAGTTGCCACACTCGATATTCTCGCCCAGGATGATGGAGCTGTTTATAAGAAAATCGAGAAGACCGGGCAGGCGTTGATGGATGGAATCCGCAAGATCGGCGAGCGTCTGGGCATCCCGCTCATTGTGCAGGGATACGGCGCTTTGTTCTACATCGGATTTCCGCTCGGGCCGGTAGACGAAGGCCAGGCAATCACAAACTATCGCACAGCTTTGAAGGTAGACCAGGAAAAGTACAACAGTTTTGTGAGTGCGCTTGCAGATCGCGGTGTTCGTGTCATTCCGCGTGGCAATTGGTTCCTTTCCTCGGCACACAGCCCTGCAGATGTGGCAGAAACCCTGGAGGCAGTCGAAGCCTCATTGATCGAAGTTTGCCAGCCGGCAGCAGCCGTTGCCTTGGGAGCGTCCAAATGA
- a CDS encoding Gfo/Idh/MocA family protein: protein MKQDRMIRLGVIGLGIMGRQYVRIYQENCSNCEVVAVAARNPERTQKIANEFGIERAYTDWRQITQAKDIDAVCVALPDDEHFAAASDAIAHGKHVLIEKPMTTSLAEADDLVDLVERHQVKVQVAFNHRWLAPYNQGYQAIQQGAIGLPLCAYARKNDTIYVPTEFINWAHKTTPAWFLSCHDIDLVRWFFADEPVEVRALGVKKVLMERGIDTYDMIQAQVSFARGGMATFESGWIYPNSFPTMVDSFIEVVGESGHLHFDRKREGIEISTNEKFSYPKTFLSQDIFGRLRGAFPACLEDFLRCIREDRAPAVGVRDGRQVTAVLTAIHESLASGQVVKVPSRTK from the coding sequence ATGAAGCAGGATCGTATGATTCGGCTCGGTGTCATCGGTCTTGGCATCATGGGTCGTCAGTATGTTCGGATCTATCAGGAAAACTGCAGCAACTGCGAAGTAGTGGCCGTTGCTGCCCGTAACCCCGAACGCACACAAAAAATCGCCAATGAGTTTGGCATCGAGCGCGCTTATACCGACTGGCGCCAGATAACGCAGGCGAAAGACATTGATGCCGTTTGCGTAGCATTGCCGGATGACGAACACTTCGCTGCTGCCAGTGATGCGATAGCGCATGGCAAGCATGTCCTGATCGAAAAGCCGATGACGACAAGCTTGGCAGAGGCAGACGACCTGGTCGATCTCGTGGAGAGGCATCAGGTGAAAGTGCAGGTTGCATTCAACCATCGCTGGCTGGCTCCTTACAACCAGGGATATCAGGCCATCCAGCAGGGTGCGATCGGCCTGCCGCTCTGCGCCTATGCACGTAAAAACGACACAATTTACGTTCCTACCGAATTCATCAATTGGGCCCACAAGACAACTCCTGCGTGGTTTCTCAGCTGTCACGATATCGATCTCGTACGCTGGTTCTTTGCCGACGAGCCGGTTGAGGTACGTGCGCTTGGAGTTAAGAAGGTGCTGATGGAGCGTGGGATTGATACATACGACATGATTCAGGCGCAAGTAAGTTTTGCCAGGGGAGGCATGGCAACCTTCGAATCGGGATGGATCTATCCCAACAGTTTTCCCACGATGGTCGATTCCTTCATCGAGGTTGTAGGAGAAAGCGGACATCTTCACTTTGACCGCAAGCGCGAAGGCATCGAGATCAGTACGAACGAAAAATTCTCCTATCCCAAAACATTTCTGTCGCAAGACATCTTCGGACGTTTGCGTGGTGCGTTTCCCGCATGTCTTGAGGATTTCCTGCGGTGTATCCGTGAGGATCGCGCTCCGGCCGTCGGCGTGCGTGACGGGCGTCAGGTCACGGCAGTACTGACAGCTATTCACGAATCACTCGCATCCGGGCAAGTAGTGAAGGTGCCCTCCCGCACAAAGTAA
- a CDS encoding neutral/alkaline non-lysosomal ceramidase N-terminal domain-containing protein: MADTMQIGVASQVITPPLGSQMAGFDARKGVSDGVHDDLHAHAMILESGETRIALVSIEVIAVSADFSRRVRRRIETSIGIPAGHILLSATHTHCGPVTLHHFFNQGQSLDEEYLEHMAHAVVSAVEAAWRSRKPRQLRTGLAPCDGIAVNRRTNDGTPVDPFAGVLLVEELDGTTVAVAVNYACHTTVLGPDTLKTTQDFPFFTLERLRQQLGANVKAFYFNGAEGDLSVGHKSDLSAVGVVDSFRTFATAQRLGERLADSVLLSLPSLQLQPASLEIQVAEVNLPLKTYPPVEAMSAAREQALRDLEAMGPPAKDQPISPAFLRAKQKYLFARIEEYYARLYAESHYPEPKQLPVEVIVLRIGNLGIVSLPGEIFVQLALNVRARSPLQQTLFFGLTNDYIGYLPDMKANPQAGYEVVAARVPGEAMQILESAIDSMLNKVANAHPHGVV, from the coding sequence ATGGCCGACACGATGCAGATCGGAGTTGCAAGCCAGGTCATTACGCCTCCGCTCGGTTCTCAGATGGCGGGCTTCGATGCACGCAAGGGCGTATCCGACGGAGTGCATGACGACCTGCACGCTCACGCCATGATTCTCGAGAGCGGCGAAACGCGCATCGCTCTGGTCAGCATCGAAGTGATTGCCGTTTCAGCAGATTTCTCGCGACGGGTACGAAGACGGATTGAGACATCCATCGGAATCCCCGCAGGGCATATCCTTCTCTCGGCAACGCACACGCATTGCGGCCCGGTTACCCTGCATCACTTTTTCAATCAGGGCCAATCTTTAGATGAAGAATATTTAGAGCACATGGCGCATGCAGTAGTATCTGCTGTCGAAGCAGCGTGGCGCTCCAGGAAACCGCGGCAATTACGAACAGGGCTGGCTCCTTGCGATGGCATTGCAGTAAATCGTCGCACAAATGATGGCACCCCCGTGGACCCGTTTGCTGGGGTTTTGTTGGTTGAGGAACTCGATGGGACCACCGTTGCCGTTGCCGTAAATTACGCATGTCATACGACGGTCCTTGGTCCGGATACGCTGAAAACTACACAGGACTTTCCGTTTTTCACGCTGGAGCGCTTGCGGCAGCAGCTGGGGGCAAATGTAAAGGCATTTTACTTTAATGGAGCTGAAGGAGATCTCAGTGTCGGTCACAAGAGTGATCTCAGCGCTGTAGGCGTGGTGGACTCTTTCCGTACCTTCGCTACGGCCCAGCGGTTGGGAGAGCGTCTTGCAGATTCCGTTCTCCTTTCGCTGCCGAGCCTTCAGTTACAGCCTGCATCGCTGGAGATACAGGTGGCAGAAGTGAATCTGCCTCTCAAGACCTATCCTCCCGTTGAGGCGATGTCCGCCGCTCGCGAGCAGGCTCTGCGAGATTTAGAGGCTATGGGCCCCCCGGCTAAAGACCAGCCCATTTCCCCGGCCTTCCTGAGGGCTAAACAGAAGTATCTCTTTGCGCGTATCGAAGAATATTACGCAAGGCTTTATGCAGAATCGCACTACCCTGAGCCGAAGCAGCTTCCGGTTGAGGTCATTGTGCTGCGAATCGGAAATCTTGGGATCGTCTCATTGCCCGGGGAGATCTTCGTCCAGCTCGCACTCAACGTTCGTGCCCGGTCCCCCCTGCAGCAGACATTATTCTTCGGTCTGACGAACGATTACATCGGCTACCTGCCTGATATGAAAGCCAACCCCCAGGCTGGCTACGAGGTCGTTGCGGCCCGTGTGCCAGGAGAGGCCATGCAGATACTCGAGTCCGCTATCGATAGCATGCTTAACAAAGTTGCAAATGCGCATCCGCATGGAGTGGTGTAG
- a CDS encoding RidA family protein, which produces MSGTVIKNPKRAASTGAYSDGILVDGWLFVSGQGPIDVATGQVIPGSIEEEVRVTLRNLGEVLAAAGCSYKDVVRCTCHLARIEDFDRFNETYQEFFSQPLPTRTTVQSVLGLGIKVEIDAIARVPSQAKESR; this is translated from the coding sequence ATGTCTGGAACTGTAATTAAGAATCCCAAGCGCGCTGCGAGCACAGGCGCCTATTCGGATGGAATTCTGGTAGATGGCTGGCTCTTTGTCAGCGGACAGGGGCCTATTGATGTTGCGACTGGCCAGGTGATCCCCGGAAGCATCGAAGAGGAAGTGCGCGTAACGCTCCGCAATCTCGGCGAAGTTCTCGCGGCAGCCGGATGCAGCTACAAGGACGTCGTACGTTGCACCTGCCACCTGGCCCGCATTGAAGACTTCGATCGTTTCAACGAGACATATCAGGAATTCTTCTCGCAGCCTCTGCCTACACGCACCACAGTGCAATCGGTTTTAGGCCTCGGCATTAAAGTTGAAATCGATGCAATCGCGCGTGTTCCCTCGCAGGCTAAGGAAAGCCGCTGA
- a CDS encoding 3-hydroxyacyl-CoA dehydrogenase family protein — MAKRLSSTTTTSRKAMRSRSVQRIGIVGLGLMGRGIASCLLANGFEVVGFDISATQRKGSLKHISHALTELHKRKLLPARRLADWQQQYHVVTSPEGLAECALVIESVAEDLELKRGIYAQLESILPTKAIIASNTSSLPITSLQQGRLHPSRMIGMHWGEPAEIMHYLEIIPGEHTAPSVIRYAEKFGRSCGKEPVVLKQDIRGFLSNRLMYAMMREACHLVEAGIADIADVDRSFRNDIGWWALLAGPFRWMDLTGIPAYAAVMEGLLPELSDTKTVPRLMKQMQKKKAEGISNRKGFYPYTHSSSKRWKKDWVDFTYDMKRLAEKYKAD, encoded by the coding sequence ATGGCAAAAAGACTCTCTTCAACGACAACAACCTCGCGCAAAGCGATGCGCTCGCGATCGGTACAACGTATTGGCATCGTGGGATTGGGTCTGATGGGCCGCGGCATTGCCAGCTGCCTGCTCGCAAACGGCTTTGAAGTGGTTGGCTTCGATATTAGCGCGACACAGCGCAAAGGGAGTCTAAAGCATATATCCCATGCTTTGACTGAACTTCATAAGAGGAAGTTGCTGCCCGCAAGGAGGCTTGCAGACTGGCAGCAGCAGTATCACGTCGTTACTTCGCCGGAAGGGCTTGCCGAATGCGCGCTCGTTATTGAATCGGTCGCAGAAGATCTTGAGCTCAAGCGAGGAATCTACGCACAACTTGAGTCGATTCTTCCCACGAAAGCGATTATTGCCTCGAATACTTCAAGTTTGCCCATTACATCGCTTCAGCAAGGCCGCCTACATCCATCACGCATGATAGGAATGCACTGGGGAGAGCCTGCCGAAATTATGCATTACCTGGAAATTATTCCTGGCGAGCACACAGCTCCCTCGGTTATTCGCTATGCCGAAAAATTTGGCCGATCCTGCGGCAAGGAGCCTGTCGTACTGAAGCAGGATATCCGCGGCTTTCTTTCGAATCGCCTGATGTATGCCATGATGCGCGAGGCGTGCCATCTGGTCGAAGCGGGCATCGCCGATATTGCGGATGTGGACCGCTCCTTTCGCAACGATATTGGGTGGTGGGCGCTTCTCGCAGGCCCCTTCCGCTGGATGGACCTGACCGGAATTCCTGCCTATGCAGCCGTCATGGAAGGGCTTCTGCCTGAGCTTTCGGATACGAAGACAGTACCGCGCCTTATGAAACAGATGCAAAAGAAGAAGGCGGAGGGCATTAGCAACAGGAAGGGATTTTATCCTTACACACACAGTTCGTCTAAACGATGGAAGAAGGATTGGGTGGACTTTACATACGATATGAAGCGGCTCGCAGAAAAATATAAGGCGGACTGA
- a CDS encoding DMT family transporter, translating to MWALQFTCIKLVQGQVGPLFTVWFPTLLSLLILLPIVIHERRAHPDSMPRPGRGNIVRLYLMLGLIGVVPGQLLMTWGTRISLATNAALLTLLLPLTTALAAVLFLHEKMTPLRWLSFAVALVGVVLCSSSDIRAASFSRGQLFGNALVFLAILGSSFYNSYGKRALEWHSPMEMLFWTYVVLTAMMTPFVLLLERNSFVAIPQFTHQTWLGLTLLTLFHTCLSMILFLKALKSLDAIQAALSNYLIAFFGIPIAAFWLHERIGKGAILGGLLVVSSTLLITLLDKTPAKEVGPDGSHSESQSVSAQDCRT from the coding sequence ATGTGGGCGCTTCAGTTTACCTGCATCAAGCTTGTGCAGGGCCAGGTGGGACCACTGTTCACCGTCTGGTTTCCGACGCTGCTTTCGCTGCTTATCCTCTTGCCGATTGTTATTCATGAGAGGCGAGCCCACCCTGATTCCATGCCTCGTCCCGGACGCGGAAATATCGTTCGCTTGTACCTGATGCTGGGGCTCATTGGCGTTGTTCCCGGTCAGCTTCTTATGACGTGGGGCACGCGCATTTCGCTTGCTACGAATGCAGCGCTGCTTACTCTGCTGCTACCTCTGACCACGGCGCTTGCCGCTGTATTGTTTCTGCATGAAAAGATGACTCCGCTGCGGTGGCTTAGCTTTGCGGTTGCATTGGTCGGTGTGGTTCTTTGCTCGAGCAGCGACATTCGCGCGGCAAGCTTTAGCCGCGGCCAGCTCTTCGGGAATGCTCTTGTGTTTTTGGCGATCCTTGGCAGCTCCTTCTATAACTCCTATGGCAAGCGGGCGTTGGAGTGGCATTCTCCGATGGAGATGCTCTTCTGGACTTATGTTGTTCTGACAGCAATGATGACGCCGTTTGTCTTGCTGCTGGAGAGAAACAGCTTCGTCGCCATTCCACAGTTCACACACCAAACCTGGCTCGGGCTTACTCTGCTGACGCTGTTTCACACATGCCTGTCGATGATTCTTTTCCTCAAGGCGCTGAAGTCGCTTGATGCCATTCAGGCGGCCCTTTCCAACTATCTCATCGCTTTCTTTGGCATTCCCATCGCAGCTTTCTGGCTGCACGAGCGTATAGGGAAAGGGGCCATCCTTGGAGGCCTGCTTGTAGTAAGCAGCACGCTATTGATTACGCTGCTTGATAAGACTCCGGCAAAAGAAGTTGGCCCTGACGGATCACATAGTGAATCCCAATCGGTGAGTGCTCAGGACTGTCGTACGTAG
- a CDS encoding N-acyl-D-amino-acid deacylase family protein produces the protein MLNCAGLVVAPGFIDAHSHSDLQVLQKRKEKLHQGVTSEIVGNCGFSPYPCGQHAAELRAFANGIFCGDDSWGWPDAESYLASLRAHATLGSIGSLIGHGSLRIAVCGNRMGPVTPKELDKMECLLDESLAAGATGFSTGLMYAPGSSADVEELDRLCRVVTRRNKVYCTHMRDYGRYLLEAVEEQIVLARRTGCRLQISHLQAVGKSNRSLNGRALERIEAAHKEGIDLAFDCYPYIAGSTVMTQLLPQHALDGGTAALMERLKDRQLRKQLREETLAGIVHEWDELYISAVGSSVNADAVGKNLKEIAELRGCNPIEAMFDLLLEEEGEVNILEFNQSQENLQRNITHPLSIVISDGFYVKGRPHPRLYGTFAELLGTLCREKQWLPLETAIYKITGFPAERFRLQDRGYLRSGYAADVVAFDPASIESRATYDSPEHSPIGIHYVIRQGQLLLPESYQAA, from the coding sequence GTGCTGAACTGCGCAGGACTGGTTGTAGCTCCGGGCTTTATCGACGCGCATAGCCATTCCGATCTCCAGGTGCTGCAAAAGCGCAAAGAAAAACTTCATCAGGGCGTTACGAGTGAGATCGTCGGCAACTGCGGCTTCTCGCCATATCCATGCGGACAACATGCTGCTGAGCTGCGGGCCTTTGCGAATGGAATTTTTTGCGGCGATGATAGCTGGGGCTGGCCGGACGCTGAGTCATATCTCGCCAGTCTAAGGGCACATGCTACGTTGGGCTCGATTGGTTCGTTGATTGGTCACGGCAGCTTGCGCATCGCCGTTTGCGGCAATCGAATGGGACCGGTGACTCCGAAAGAGCTGGATAAGATGGAATGCCTTCTGGACGAGTCTCTGGCTGCAGGAGCCACAGGCTTCTCGACTGGGCTAATGTATGCTCCGGGATCGAGCGCCGACGTCGAGGAGCTGGATCGTCTGTGTCGTGTCGTGACGCGCCGCAATAAGGTTTATTGCACACATATGCGTGACTATGGCCGGTATCTGCTGGAAGCAGTCGAAGAGCAGATAGTTCTGGCGCGTCGTACTGGGTGCCGATTACAGATTTCTCATTTGCAGGCCGTAGGCAAGTCGAATCGTTCACTCAATGGGCGCGCGCTGGAACGGATTGAGGCGGCTCATAAAGAAGGAATTGATCTTGCCTTTGATTGCTATCCATATATTGCTGGCAGCACCGTGATGACGCAGCTTCTGCCGCAGCATGCGCTCGATGGTGGCACGGCTGCTTTGATGGAGCGACTGAAAGATCGCCAACTACGTAAACAGCTACGAGAAGAGACGCTAGCCGGAATCGTCCATGAATGGGATGAGCTCTATATCAGCGCCGTAGGCTCCTCTGTAAATGCCGACGCCGTAGGGAAAAATCTCAAAGAAATTGCAGAGCTTCGCGGCTGCAATCCTATAGAAGCCATGTTTGATCTTCTCCTGGAAGAGGAAGGGGAGGTCAATATTCTGGAATTCAATCAGAGTCAGGAAAATCTGCAGCGAAATATCACGCATCCATTGAGCATCGTGATTAGCGACGGATTCTATGTGAAAGGGCGCCCGCACCCTCGGTTGTATGGCACCTTCGCTGAATTGCTGGGAACTCTATGCCGGGAAAAGCAGTGGCTGCCGCTTGAAACCGCGATTTATAAGATAACGGGCTTCCCCGCCGAGCGTTTCCGCTTGCAGGATCGTGGATATCTACGCAGTGGGTATGCGGCAGATGTCGTAGCGTTCGATCCGGCCAGCATAGAGAGTCGGGCTACGTACGACAGTCCTGAGCACTCACCGATTGGGATTCACTATGTGATCCGTCAGGGCCAACTTCTTTTGCCGGAGTCTTATCAAGCAGCGTAA
- a CDS encoding aspartate aminotransferase family protein gives MPLFAKSEEILKRNQRSIPGGVVSTNRAVDPPIVFERGEGAWMWDADGNRYLDYHAAFGPYVLGHNDPYVNEAVLRVLQDKASLFGSGTTELEGKLAQLICDSVPFVEAVQLLNTGSEATYQAIRLARAATGRKHILKPQGGYHGWHNDVAFNLMTPLSQLGDRRVADEYPRIPISAGIPEEHQSLVHAINFNDLASVEAMCERYPVAALIVEPILQNIGVVHPREGYLQGLRALADKHGFVLIFDEVKTGFRHALGGYSTLSGVRPDLVVYGKAIANGFPISALAGKRSLMNLFVDADSTRRVLLAGTYNGHPVPVAAAIATMERLAEDDGEVYRHLDRLGKRVQAGMEEIFRSVGITAHIARQGSAFCPYFMDHLPKDWHDLAQHHDFDFDLRLRRELLDHEVYFFQLAVKQCSLSAAHTDADVDFTLESVKSALKSVLTVAS, from the coding sequence ATGCCCTTATTTGCGAAATCAGAAGAAATCCTTAAGCGCAATCAGCGCTCAATTCCTGGCGGAGTCGTTTCAACAAACCGGGCAGTCGATCCTCCGATCGTCTTCGAGCGAGGCGAGGGAGCCTGGATGTGGGATGCCGATGGGAACAGATATCTGGATTACCACGCTGCTTTTGGTCCTTATGTTCTCGGCCATAACGATCCTTATGTGAACGAGGCTGTTCTTCGCGTTCTGCAGGACAAGGCAAGTTTGTTTGGATCAGGAACGACAGAGCTGGAAGGCAAGCTGGCCCAGCTGATTTGCGATTCGGTTCCCTTTGTTGAAGCGGTTCAGCTGCTGAACACGGGGAGCGAAGCGACCTATCAGGCTATTCGTTTGGCCCGCGCCGCTACCGGAAGAAAACATATTCTGAAGCCGCAGGGCGGCTATCACGGCTGGCACAACGATGTCGCCTTCAATCTGATGACTCCGCTTTCGCAGCTTGGGGATCGCCGTGTCGCTGATGAGTACCCCCGCATTCCTATCAGCGCGGGCATTCCCGAGGAGCACCAGTCCCTAGTGCATGCCATTAATTTCAATGACCTGGCTTCCGTAGAGGCGATGTGTGAGAGATATCCTGTGGCCGCGCTCATCGTAGAGCCGATTCTGCAGAACATCGGCGTCGTACATCCTCGGGAAGGTTATCTGCAGGGCCTGCGCGCGCTTGCCGATAAGCATGGCTTTGTATTGATCTTCGATGAGGTGAAGACCGGATTTCGTCACGCTTTGGGTGGCTATTCAACGCTAAGCGGTGTGCGCCCAGACCTTGTTGTTTACGGGAAGGCCATCGCAAATGGTTTTCCCATCTCTGCGCTGGCCGGCAAGCGTTCTCTCATGAATTTGTTTGTCGATGCAGACTCTACGCGCCGCGTCTTGCTCGCAGGAACTTATAACGGACACCCGGTGCCCGTAGCCGCTGCGATTGCCACGATGGAGCGGCTCGCAGAAGACGATGGAGAGGTCTACCGGCATCTTGATCGTCTTGGTAAGCGAGTTCAGGCGGGCATGGAAGAGATATTTAGATCAGTAGGAATTACGGCGCATATTGCGAGGCAGGGATCGGCCTTCTGCCCGTATTTCATGGACCATCTTCCCAAGGATTGGCACGATCTTGCGCAGCATCATGACTTTGATTTCGACTTGCGTCTCCGCCGCGAGCTGCTCGATCATGAAGTTTATTTTTTCCAGCTTGCGGTAAAGCAGTGTTCGCTTTCAGCCGCGCATACCGATGCGGATGTAGACTTTACGTTAGAGAGCGTAAAGTCCGCATTGAAGTCGGTGTTGACTGTAGCCTCATAA